GCTGCAGTGTGCCAAATACCGTGAGAAGTATGCCGAGAAGATAGCCACCCTCTCGGAGGAACGTGAGCAGGCGTTCGACACCCTGCAGGCCTTTGCCACGGAGAACCAGGCCGAACTGTTCTCCAAGAAGAAGAGCCTCGACATGGCGCACGGCACTATCGGCTTCCGCACGGGCACCCCGAAACTGAAGACGCTGAAGGGCTTCACCTGGGCAAGTGCGCTGGAGCTGGCGAAGCGTTTCCTCCCGATGACCTACATCCGCCAGACGGAAGAGATTGCCAAGGACCGGCTGCTCGCCGACCGTGACCTGAAGGAGGTGGCCGTCTATGACACCCCCACGGGCGACCTCCGCACTGCGACGATGATCGAGGCGATGGCCGTTTGCGGCATCCAGGTGGTGCAGGACGAAGCATTCTATGTAGAACCGAAGAAGGAGGAGACGACATGAAGAAGGAAGTGACCAAATCGCCGAAGGTAGCCCTGTGCCGTGAATGCCACGGCACGGGCCTGGTGCGGAACGTGTACGGAGCACCGGTCATTCCTTGTCCGCAGTGCGAGGGCAGCGGCAGGGTGATGGTGAGCTGCACGATGACCCTTGACATCCGCCCCTATAATGAGAAACGATAACCCCATAAACCTGACCAGCAAGGTGAGCAAGAGGAAAGGAAAGAGCTATGCGAAGCGTGTTGCCGACATCAACCAGATATACGATACCTACATCAAGACGGGCCTGACGAACCGCGAGATATGGAAACGGTATGTCTATCCGAAGTACGGCATCAGCGAGCGCACCTTCTACAATCTGCTGAAGGCATCGACAACCTCCCATGTGGAGGACTTGTCGGAGCTTTCAGCAGAAGGCTTTTTGTTCCCCGAGCTGTTATTTCCCGAAGATGAGACCCGAGACCCGACGTATTTTAGGAAACATCCTTAACGACATCCGTGTGGAGATGTCGGACGAGTTCGACCAGAATTTCGAGCGCGAGGCGTTTTTCAGCGAGGCGTGGGAGCGGCGTAAAGGCCCGATAAACTCGGACTACAAGCTGCTTGCCGGCAGGAACGAGCGCCTGCGCAAGAGCATCATGAGCCGGACAACAGAGAACAGCATCACCTTCTATACCACCGAGCCTGA
The Prevotella sp. HUN102 genome window above contains:
- a CDS encoding host-nuclease inhibitor Gam family protein, which codes for MATRKKKVIITGVSREAADEAFATYAKSDAQLQKINADIELQCAKYREKYAEKIATLSEEREQAFDTLQAFATENQAELFSKKKSLDMAHGTIGFRTGTPKLKTLKGFTWASALELAKRFLPMTYIRQTEEIAKDRLLADRDLKEVAVYDTPTGDLRTATMIEAMAVCGIQVVQDEAFYVEPKKEETT